From the Candidatus Delongbacteria bacterium genome, one window contains:
- a CDS encoding Ig-like domain-containing protein: MNCFGVRLASLSLALSAAFAADVPGVSSGEPVPANRDLNQFVTTEVGLITLSADGLGMMGSSGLLQVEKPSAGATVRVAYLAAASTGFTGYVIPNGDILLAGTPVTWTSSAPNGIASYNHLANVTAIVAPLLGAAGPGITDVPVTELHSASVDGTALYVIFDDPATTSTHTAVLAFGAQATTGDNFSIGFGQPVFPDANTAVEFGLAISYGYARGTCQTSYVDVNGVRLTSSAGGNDEGENQNGALISVGGVGDSRTNPALPLFNDPCSYTDYTNYDDELYDIAGFIGAGNTSMSVHTYNPSADDNLFAAHLLLDFAAVVGEGAVLTPSTSAGCVGDPHSVTLTLQDSNGNPLANYSTSIEVLSGPNAGTTASGLSNALGQFSASWTSLTAGSDVIRGSFLNNSGVLQVSNLATQVWQDCQAAESGVLSPATATLCQGLPHTVTLTLQDAGGNPLVNYPAGILILSGPNVGQTASGFSNAAGQFSLTYTSTLTGVDQLRGSFTNSSGLLEYTNLAQVEWQQCTVTEIATLSPATATTCLGDPYTVTLTMEDDNGNLLPNYAVTLEVVSGPHAGLTASGNTDANGEFPLTFTSSVPGVDTVLGSFINSSGTLDNSNSAVNTWQGCNTGGWGEVTPVFSSGCLGDEFTATVTLRGGNGFPIVNEPVLLEVFEGPNTGVAANGTTDENGQFFLTYTSSQVGNDKLRGLFLDEFDEERQTNEAEREWLDCSIGSPLLVIENPSACNLLLTWDPVPGATAYQLWSSTGLGQPWILETTTGNPFHALGCIDGLPTKLYRLVAVAN; the protein is encoded by the coding sequence ATGAACTGCTTCGGAGTCCGACTGGCCAGCCTGAGCCTGGCCCTGAGCGCGGCGTTCGCCGCCGACGTGCCCGGCGTAAGTTCCGGTGAGCCCGTGCCGGCCAACCGCGACCTCAACCAATTCGTCACCACGGAGGTGGGCCTGATCACGCTCTCGGCCGACGGCCTGGGCATGATGGGCAGCAGCGGCCTGCTCCAGGTGGAGAAGCCCAGCGCCGGCGCCACGGTGCGCGTGGCCTATCTGGCGGCGGCCAGCACGGGCTTCACGGGTTACGTCATCCCCAACGGCGACATCCTGCTGGCCGGCACGCCGGTCACCTGGACGTCCTCGGCTCCCAATGGCATCGCGTCCTACAACCACCTGGCCAACGTGACCGCCATCGTCGCGCCGCTGCTGGGCGCCGCCGGCCCGGGCATCACCGACGTGCCGGTCACGGAGCTGCACAGCGCCAGCGTGGACGGCACGGCGCTCTACGTGATCTTCGACGATCCGGCCACCACCTCGACCCACACGGCCGTGCTGGCCTTCGGCGCGCAGGCCACCACCGGGGACAACTTCTCCATCGGCTTCGGCCAGCCGGTCTTCCCCGACGCCAACACGGCGGTGGAATTCGGCCTGGCCATCAGCTACGGCTACGCGCGCGGAACCTGCCAGACCAGCTACGTGGACGTCAACGGCGTGCGCCTGACCTCCAGCGCCGGCGGCAACGACGAGGGCGAGAATCAGAACGGCGCCCTGATCAGCGTGGGCGGCGTGGGCGACAGCCGGACGAATCCCGCGCTCCCCCTGTTCAACGACCCCTGCTCCTACACCGACTACACGAACTACGACGACGAGCTCTACGACATCGCGGGCTTCATCGGCGCCGGCAACACCAGCATGAGCGTGCACACCTACAACCCCTCCGCCGACGACAACCTGTTCGCCGCGCACCTGCTGCTGGACTTCGCCGCCGTGGTGGGCGAGGGCGCCGTGCTGACGCCCTCCACCTCCGCCGGCTGCGTGGGCGACCCGCACAGCGTGACCCTCACCCTGCAGGACAGCAATGGCAATCCGCTGGCCAACTACTCGACCAGCATCGAGGTCCTGAGCGGGCCCAACGCGGGCACCACGGCCAGCGGCCTGAGCAACGCCCTGGGCCAGTTCAGCGCCAGCTGGACCAGTCTGACGGCCGGCAGCGACGTGATCCGCGGCTCCTTCCTCAACAACAGCGGCGTCCTGCAGGTCTCGAACCTCGCGACCCAGGTCTGGCAGGATTGCCAGGCGGCGGAGAGCGGCGTGCTCAGCCCCGCCACGGCGACCCTCTGCCAGGGTCTGCCCCACACGGTGACGCTGACGCTGCAGGACGCTGGCGGCAACCCGCTGGTCAACTATCCGGCCGGCATCCTCATCCTCAGCGGGCCCAACGTCGGCCAGACGGCCAGCGGCTTCAGCAATGCCGCCGGTCAGTTCTCTCTGACCTACACCAGCACGCTGACGGGCGTGGACCAGCTGCGCGGCTCCTTCACCAACAGCAGCGGCCTGCTGGAGTACACGAACTTGGCCCAGGTGGAGTGGCAGCAGTGCACGGTGACCGAGATCGCGACCTTGAGCCCCGCCACGGCCACCACCTGCCTGGGCGATCCCTACACGGTGACCCTGACCATGGAAGACGACAACGGCAACCTGCTGCCCAACTACGCGGTGACGCTGGAGGTGGTCAGCGGCCCGCACGCCGGCCTGACGGCCAGCGGCAACACGGACGCCAACGGCGAGTTCCCCCTGACCTTCACCAGCAGTGTGCCGGGCGTCGACACGGTGCTCGGTTCCTTCATCAACAGCAGCGGCACCCTGGATAATTCCAACAGCGCGGTGAACACGTGGCAGGGCTGCAACACGGGCGGCTGGGGCGAGGTGACGCCCGTCTTCTCCAGCGGCTGTCTGGGGGACGAATTCACGGCGACGGTGACCCTGCGGGGCGGCAACGGCTTCCCCATCGTCAACGAACCCGTGCTCCTGGAGGTCTTCGAGGGTCCGAACACGGGCGTCGCCGCCAACGGCACCACCGATGAGAACGGCCAGTTCTTCCTGACCTACACCAGCAGCCAAGTGGGCAACGACAAGCTGCGCGGCCTCTTCCTGGACGAGTTCGATGAAGAACGGCAAACCAACGAGGCCGAGCGGGAGTGGCTGGACTGCAGCATCGGGAGCCCGCTGCTGGTGATCGAGAATCCCAGTGCCTGCAACCTGCTGCTCACCTGGGACCCCGTGCCCGGCGCGACGGCCTACCAGCTGTGGTCCAGCACCGGACTGGGCCAGCCCTGGATCTTGGAGACCACCACGGGGAACCCCTTCCACGCCCTGGGCTGCATCGATGGTCTGCCCACGAAGCTCTACCGCCTGGTGGCCGTGGCCAACTAG
- a CDS encoding FlgD immunoglobulin-like domain containing protein: MNMRLLLLLALGLGSGWPGRALGGCQLANPSFEIFSAAGQPFGGWTAFGPVDSSARAVHGQLAARIRGAGGGSLAGLWQDLDAAPGQRWDVTGHVAHSATERLTGACLARVSVEWRGANGGLLDSASVAVADSASALDVDLGFHLLSPPAPAGTTTARLVLGLWQDPAEPAPAVRFDQLTFRDARLPGLDELQWADFPGGRRVEFAGRSWRVKGPGWYGPGPNHFSDSPECVRVDDQGRLHLGIRLLDAAWRSSEVALEDSLGYGDYVFTTVGALDQLDLRAVFGLFLWEYGPCTDGASLWWNPYNEFDIEFSRWGNPANGIGQFVAQPWDWAGNLDRFDAAFGAEESASHAFRWLPDRVECRSWRGGPGAEAPETLLHQWTYTGPHIPRPEQPRVHLNLWQAGGLPATEQEVILAAFTFTPAEGSTDLPAPQAPPASQHRAAPIRLHPPVPNPGNPAAALRFSLDLAGEVELAIFDLRGARVRTLVRGARPAGEHVARWDGRNEAGVVVAGGLYFCRLSQGPWLEVQRLLLLP, translated from the coding sequence ATGAACATGCGACTCCTGCTGCTCTTGGCCCTGGGCCTCGGGAGCGGATGGCCCGGCCGGGCCCTGGGCGGGTGTCAGTTGGCCAATCCCAGTTTCGAGATTTTCAGCGCGGCGGGTCAGCCCTTCGGCGGGTGGACGGCCTTCGGCCCGGTGGACTCCAGCGCCCGGGCCGTGCACGGCCAGCTGGCGGCGCGGATCCGCGGGGCGGGCGGCGGGAGCCTGGCGGGACTGTGGCAGGACCTGGACGCCGCCCCGGGACAGCGCTGGGACGTGACGGGTCACGTGGCCCACTCCGCCACGGAGCGGCTGACGGGCGCCTGCCTCGCCCGGGTCAGCGTGGAGTGGCGCGGGGCGAATGGCGGGCTGCTCGACAGCGCGTCCGTCGCCGTCGCCGACAGCGCGTCTGCCCTGGACGTGGACCTGGGTTTCCACCTGCTAAGCCCGCCGGCCCCGGCGGGCACCACGACGGCGCGCCTGGTGCTGGGCCTGTGGCAGGACCCGGCGGAGCCGGCGCCTGCGGTCCGTTTCGACCAGCTCACCTTCCGGGACGCGAGACTGCCCGGGCTGGACGAACTGCAGTGGGCGGACTTCCCCGGTGGGCGGCGCGTGGAGTTCGCGGGCCGCAGTTGGCGCGTCAAGGGTCCGGGCTGGTACGGCCCCGGCCCGAATCATTTCAGCGACAGTCCGGAGTGCGTCCGCGTGGACGACCAGGGCCGGCTCCACCTGGGCATCCGCCTGCTGGACGCGGCCTGGCGCAGCAGCGAGGTGGCCCTGGAGGACAGCCTGGGCTACGGCGACTACGTCTTCACCACCGTGGGGGCGCTGGATCAGCTGGACCTGCGCGCCGTGTTCGGGCTCTTCCTCTGGGAGTACGGGCCGTGTACCGACGGCGCCAGCCTGTGGTGGAATCCCTACAACGAGTTCGACATCGAGTTCAGCCGCTGGGGCAACCCGGCCAACGGAATCGGGCAGTTCGTGGCCCAGCCCTGGGACTGGGCGGGCAACCTCGATCGTTTCGACGCGGCCTTCGGCGCGGAGGAGAGCGCCAGCCACGCCTTCCGCTGGCTGCCCGACCGGGTGGAGTGCCGCAGCTGGCGCGGCGGACCGGGCGCCGAGGCGCCGGAGACCCTGCTGCACCAGTGGACCTACACGGGTCCGCACATCCCGCGCCCGGAGCAGCCCCGCGTGCACCTCAACCTCTGGCAGGCCGGCGGACTGCCCGCCACGGAGCAGGAGGTTATCCTCGCCGCCTTCACCTTCACGCCCGCCGAGGGCTCCACGGACCTGCCCGCACCCCAGGCGCCGCCCGCGTCTCAGCACCGTGCCGCGCCCATCCGCCTCCATCCGCCGGTGCCCAATCCCGGCAATCCCGCGGCCGCCCTGCGCTTCTCGCTGGACCTGGCGGGGGAGGTGGAACTGGCCATCTTCGATCTGCGCGGCGCCCGGGTGCGGACCCTGGTCCGCGGCGCGCGTCCGGCGGGCGAGCACGTGGCCCGCTGGGACGGACGGAACGAGGCCGGCGTCGTGGTGGCCGGGGGCCTCTACTTCTGCCGGCTCAGCCAGGGGCCGTGGCTGGAGGTCCAGCGCCTGCTGCTGCTGCCCTGA